The Leadbettera azotonutricia ZAS-9 genome has a window encoding:
- a CDS encoding phage major capsid protein: MGNEELEAVKKALAAMKKIELTGFTNTETATAYFKEKEMILEGIVKTMETITVQESSEMEALKATVKSLRDELKGRAANPRELTRKELQYRLGKALAAAWTGNHGALAELSFTPNLKADNWTNPRDVSWGEKGWNVNEKAALGSPMGNLSTNDQYLINPIYETEIMQDAAKKSVMMPLVRHRPMMGPSIFLPTRDRGGVQLHWLTAYGQQITGSKPQGAQRVELKAYTLAGYIPWYDEFEEDVFIDLGAMFIDEFTEVYGQEFDRQCLLADDDPFTGAMAVDGAEEVEIAGADINGLTWKDFRDAVYRVPAEERKDCAWFLHETVLNHIANIEDADGRPIWRRPTEAMPGKLDLYPYHEVSIMPQIGAVENDTPFAIFMNPKRIQHGNRKGIEIKKFDGTTESMEYGELFLRFRKRDGFLVTRPSGNMVILKTKP, from the coding sequence ATGGGCAATGAAGAATTGGAAGCGGTTAAAAAGGCATTAGCCGCTATGAAGAAAATTGAGTTGACGGGGTTTACCAACACGGAAACCGCAACGGCTTACTTCAAGGAAAAGGAAATGATCCTTGAGGGGATAGTCAAAACTATGGAGACTATCACGGTGCAGGAATCATCGGAAATGGAAGCCTTGAAAGCCACGGTCAAGAGTCTGCGGGATGAACTGAAGGGACGGGCGGCTAATCCCCGTGAACTGACCCGGAAGGAATTACAATACCGCCTTGGTAAGGCGTTGGCGGCGGCGTGGACGGGGAATCATGGGGCCTTGGCGGAACTGTCCTTTACGCCGAACCTGAAAGCGGATAACTGGACTAATCCCCGTGATGTTAGTTGGGGGGAAAAGGGTTGGAATGTCAATGAGAAGGCGGCTCTCGGCTCACCGATGGGGAACCTCTCTACCAATGATCAATACCTCATCAATCCGATTTACGAAACGGAAATCATGCAGGACGCTGCCAAAAAATCGGTAATGATGCCTCTGGTGCGTCATCGTCCGATGATGGGGCCTTCTATCTTCCTGCCTACGAGGGACCGGGGCGGGGTTCAGCTTCACTGGCTTACCGCTTACGGGCAGCAGATCACCGGGAGCAAGCCCCAGGGGGCGCAACGGGTAGAGCTTAAAGCGTACACCCTTGCCGGGTATATCCCCTGGTATGATGAATTCGAGGAGGATGTTTTTATCGACCTGGGGGCAATGTTCATAGACGAATTTACGGAGGTCTACGGACAGGAGTTCGACCGTCAATGTCTGTTGGCGGATGATGATCCCTTTACCGGGGCTATGGCGGTGGATGGGGCGGAGGAAGTTGAAATTGCCGGGGCGGATATAAACGGCTTGACGTGGAAGGACTTCCGGGACGCTGTGTACCGGGTTCCTGCGGAGGAGCGCAAGGACTGCGCCTGGTTCTTGCATGAAACGGTATTAAACCATATTGCCAACATTGAGGACGCTGACGGGCGGCCGATATGGAGGCGGCCCACGGAAGCTATGCCGGGCAAGCTCGACCTGTATCCGTATCACGAGGTTTCCATCATGCCGCAGATCGGGGCGGTTGAAAATGATACCCCTTTTGCGATCTTTATGAACCCTAAAAGAATTCAACACGGGAACCGGAAGGGGATCGAGATCAAGAAATTTGACGGTACAACAGAAAGCATGGAATACGGGGAGTTGTTTCTCCGGTTCCGCAAGCGGGACGGGTTTTTGGTAACAAGACCATCGGGGAATATGGTCATACTGAAAACAAAACCATAA
- a CDS encoding J domain-containing protein, whose translation MNYFEKCQSVEEAKKRYRELLKQYHPDHAGQEGEAATVEIINQFNSFLNGFMSHSFNSYYADKEWKPAADAVTPFQEILQKIINLDCEIEIIGYWIYCFNSKEIREQLKALGFWFSGNRKAWIYSGRPKRNISSHETLDEIRAKKGSQKVSREKEEKDKEKQAYKLAM comes from the coding sequence ATGAACTACTTTGAAAAATGCCAATCCGTAGAGGAAGCAAAAAAACGCTACCGGGAATTATTAAAGCAGTACCACCCGGATCACGCAGGGCAGGAAGGCGAAGCCGCCACCGTAGAAATAATAAACCAGTTTAATAGTTTCCTAAACGGTTTTATGTCCCATTCGTTTAATTCGTACTATGCAGATAAGGAATGGAAACCCGCCGCCGATGCGGTTACACCCTTTCAGGAAATCTTACAGAAAATCATAAACCTTGATTGTGAAATCGAAATCATAGGCTACTGGATTTACTGCTTTAACTCAAAAGAAATCAGGGAACAACTAAAGGCCCTGGGCTTCTGGTTCTCCGGCAACCGTAAGGCATGGATTTATTCAGGCCGCCCCAAGCGCAATATTTCCAGCCATGAAACCCTTGACGAAATCAGGGCTAAAAAGGGCAGTCAGAAAGTAAGCCGGGAAAAAGAGGAAAAGGACAAAGAGAAACAAGCCTATAAGTTAGCCATGTAA
- a CDS encoding helix-turn-helix domain-containing protein encodes MGMTEKIRIMLVKQGNISEAELARRLGQTPANLHHKMKRDNFSEKELREIAEALDCGLKINLVMNKTGEEI; translated from the coding sequence ATGGGAATGACGGAAAAAATACGGATTATGCTGGTAAAGCAAGGAAACATTTCAGAGGCCGAACTTGCAAGGCGGCTGGGACAGACCCCGGCAAATCTACACCATAAGATGAAGCGGGACAATTTTTCTGAAAAGGAACTGCGGGAGATTGCGGAGGCGCTAGACTGCGGACTAAAAATAAACCTTGTTATGAATAAGACCGGGGAGGAAATTTGA
- a CDS encoding DNA methyltransferase produces MKGLTEKEREFIIERLQAGETIPDDFKEKLFPVTQKEYELRYAGKMRKEDLLADKDGTFAVPLQVEKIYNGKRKKYKDDWRNMIVFGDNLQFLKTIYKNEDPLIKDKVKSKVKLIYIDPPFATDSDFEGIDGQKAYSDKAKDSDFIEYLRKRLILAKEILANDGSIYVHLDAKKSHYIKVILDEIFSDFFCIEIIWVCGLMGSGKIFPKAHETIFCYKKVNSIFNPPPRIGYSKRITNALVKDKNGWYYTRGKESSGGSTYLKTYICTDPTLSKEEAIKSANSNRPQTAWDVWMGKEDLANEFNDFPVGTYAYTEIENVGYPTQKPEFLLKRIIEASSNEDDIVLDFFAGSGTTAAVAEKLNRRWITCDIGKFSFYTVQKRLLTIQDSKNLENSKKKYSKEAKTFVTVNTGMYDLAKMKELDRGKYIEFVLELFEVAPKKLKKKGFEFQGERKDGYPVLVWEYSSEHNLDEEFLESLYKALGKSIGSRVYIIAPINAVDFIGDYHQIENTRFYFLKIPYQVIQELHNSKFEKIHQPRSKRNLNDLENAVGFHFGLPPEVKSSFKKGVFAIKEFKSNFKDEAKGNDFENLETLSMVVIDSNYDGTDFKMTDCYFSDEFTNIDGVLTKKIENSGKSVFVIYIDIFGNEAKEVFNIK; encoded by the coding sequence ATGAAAGGTCTAACGGAAAAAGAACGAGAATTTATTATAGAACGGCTCCAAGCGGGTGAGACCATACCCGATGATTTCAAGGAGAAGCTGTTCCCCGTAACCCAGAAAGAGTATGAACTCCGTTATGCCGGCAAAATGCGGAAAGAGGACCTCTTGGCTGATAAGGATGGGACTTTTGCCGTGCCCCTGCAGGTTGAGAAAATTTATAATGGTAAGCGTAAAAAGTATAAAGACGATTGGCGTAACATGATCGTATTTGGGGATAACCTTCAATTCCTTAAGACTATCTACAAGAACGAAGATCCTCTGATTAAAGACAAAGTAAAAAGCAAGGTCAAACTGATTTACATAGATCCGCCATTTGCAACTGATTCTGATTTTGAAGGTATAGATGGTCAGAAAGCATATTCAGATAAAGCCAAGGATTCTGATTTTATTGAATATCTCAGAAAAAGGCTCATCCTTGCAAAAGAAATACTGGCTAACGATGGAAGTATTTATGTCCACCTTGATGCTAAAAAGAGTCACTATATAAAAGTGATACTGGATGAGATTTTCTCGGATTTTTTTTGCATAGAAATAATATGGGTATGTGGCTTAATGGGTTCCGGTAAAATTTTTCCAAAGGCGCATGAGACGATTTTTTGTTATAAAAAAGTAAACTCCATATTTAATCCCCCGCCCCGGATCGGATATTCAAAACGTATTACTAATGCTCTGGTTAAGGATAAAAATGGATGGTATTATACAAGGGGTAAAGAAAGCAGTGGGGGGTCTACATATTTAAAGACTTATATTTGTACAGATCCAACTCTTTCAAAAGAGGAAGCAATAAAAAGTGCTAATTCAAACAGGCCTCAAACCGCTTGGGATGTCTGGATGGGTAAAGAAGATTTAGCAAATGAATTTAATGATTTCCCCGTTGGGACATATGCTTATACTGAAATAGAGAATGTCGGTTATCCAACACAAAAGCCTGAATTCTTGCTAAAAAGAATAATTGAAGCATCATCAAACGAAGATGATATTGTCCTAGACTTCTTTGCCGGAAGTGGGACTACTGCTGCAGTAGCCGAAAAGCTTAATCGTCGCTGGATAACCTGCGATATTGGCAAATTTAGCTTTTATACCGTCCAGAAGCGACTTTTAACAATACAGGACAGCAAAAACCTTGAAAATTCAAAAAAGAAATACAGTAAAGAGGCTAAAACTTTTGTAACTGTTAATACCGGGATGTATGATCTTGCAAAGATGAAGGAGTTAGACCGGGGGAAATACATTGAATTTGTCCTTGAATTATTTGAGGTTGCTCCTAAAAAATTAAAAAAGAAAGGATTTGAATTTCAAGGTGAGCGGAAAGATGGTTACCCCGTTCTTGTCTGGGAATATTCGTCTGAACATAATCTTGATGAAGAATTCCTGGAGAGCCTATATAAAGCTCTGGGAAAGAGTATCGGCAGCAGGGTTTATATCATTGCACCGATTAACGCGGTTGATTTTATTGGCGATTATCACCAGATAGAAAACACTAGGTTCTATTTCTTGAAAATACCCTACCAGGTAATACAAGAATTACACAATTCAAAATTTGAAAAGATACATCAGCCAAGAAGTAAGCGCAACCTTAATGATTTAGAAAACGCGGTAGGTTTTCATTTTGGCCTGCCGCCTGAGGTTAAAAGTAGTTTTAAGAAGGGTGTGTTTGCCATCAAAGAATTTAAGTCTAATTTCAAGGATGAGGCCAAGGGTAACGATTTTGAGAATCTTGAAACATTAAGCATGGTTGTTATTGACAGCAACTATGACGGTACGGATTTCAAGATGACCGATTGTTATTTTAGCGATGAATTTACCAATATAGATGGGGTATTGACCAAGAAGATTGAAAATTCAGGTAAATCAGTATTTGTTATTTATATTGACATTTTTGGTAATGAAGCAAAGGAAGTGTTCAATATAAAATGA
- a CDS encoding DEAD/DEAH box helicase, producing the protein MTGKKQFNTQELVLKISSKNYDPRKYPINDWDRYLDVLCQNRNFQKEAIKTILYYLVSDNYKSIEDLVNENYRDNLSLQEKYRTIEDYHARLQLPKKLSGSIDLATGTGKSYVMYGIAQIALGIGLVDKVLVLGPPSLTIERELTNKFVGLSSNKILLNAIPQSSKCSNPSIIHANETIKDYSICIENVNAIYTNNSSSIMDSLSFGRGERCLVLNDEVHHAYNKTSGNGTDNRSIKKWKEFLLDSAYSFKYIIGFTGTAYIDNDYFNDCLYRYSLRSGIENKFIKKIDYIVENIDQNEYEKFQKILFNHKRNKQLYPEIKPLTILITKDIKEAKQLQTRLVEFLASRKEGTEEELYKGKVLIVTSHKDHRQNIPLLSYVDSKDNNTEWIISVAMLTEGWDVKNVYQIVPMEEKAFNSKLLIAQVLGRGLRIPKEYPTISEVIVYNHDKWSSRIKELVAEILEMETKISNGILKKSDRAKYHFSVYNIKYIKNTKETPNKDTEKFIYKDYANLISHEDVYSDDAKYTDIDGKELKINYQIEREQFLITDIVNQVYNDFQKRRLEGIILDLGKNEYTSDNLPEKSDIESYIRRSMKEVGLKGNSLSSQNKQIIFSTFGTLLRKKPKSLRISRDFEKLEEIKTFSKDVENVSVLGLKGGSTIFYTNNYRDEIISEDSLIAFNEIITDLSLPRSAFIEVDNSYNLKTPVDLVFTFKKPEREFVQELIKQENAEKVSNWIKSSNMGFYSIEYSFTKGTHTNSHPFNPDFFILLKENKSEYISVVEIKSDGDDTEENKQKYKYALDHFKLLNETLKKDGINQKYFFNFLSPENYPDYFSWLRDGKLIKGLFKSALDRELEE; encoded by the coding sequence ATGACTGGAAAAAAACAATTTAATACACAAGAGCTTGTATTAAAAATAAGTTCTAAAAATTATGATCCCAGAAAATATCCTATCAACGATTGGGATAGGTATTTAGATGTTCTTTGTCAAAATAGAAATTTCCAGAAAGAAGCAATAAAAACAATCCTTTATTATTTGGTTTCTGATAATTATAAATCCATAGAAGATTTAGTAAATGAAAATTATCGGGATAATTTATCTTTGCAGGAAAAATATAGAACTATCGAAGATTATCATGCAAGACTGCAACTTCCGAAAAAACTTTCCGGAAGTATTGATTTAGCTACTGGGACAGGGAAAAGCTATGTAATGTATGGGATAGCGCAGATCGCATTAGGTATCGGATTAGTTGATAAAGTTCTTGTTTTAGGGCCGCCCAGTCTAACCATTGAAAGAGAATTAACTAATAAATTCGTTGGACTTTCATCAAACAAAATTTTATTAAATGCAATACCTCAAAGTTCAAAATGTTCTAACCCTTCAATTATCCATGCCAATGAAACGATAAAAGATTATTCCATTTGTATTGAAAATGTAAACGCTATTTACACGAATAACAGCTCATCAATAATGGATAGCCTTAGTTTTGGAAGGGGGGAACGGTGCCTTGTATTAAATGATGAAGTGCATCATGCATATAATAAGACAAGTGGTAATGGTACTGATAATAGGAGCATCAAAAAATGGAAAGAATTCTTACTCGATAGTGCTTACTCTTTTAAATACATTATTGGATTTACAGGGACAGCATACATTGATAATGATTATTTTAATGATTGTCTGTATCGGTATTCTTTAAGAAGCGGTATAGAAAATAAATTTATAAAAAAAATTGATTATATAGTTGAAAATATAGACCAAAATGAATATGAAAAATTTCAAAAAATATTGTTCAATCACAAAAGGAATAAACAACTTTATCCTGAAATAAAACCTCTTACTATATTGATTACGAAGGACATAAAAGAAGCAAAGCAACTTCAAACAAGGCTGGTAGAATTTTTGGCTTCCCGAAAAGAGGGGACGGAGGAAGAACTGTATAAAGGAAAAGTTCTTATTGTTACATCTCATAAGGATCATAGACAAAATATTCCGCTTTTATCATATGTTGACAGTAAAGATAACAATACTGAATGGATAATATCTGTAGCAATGTTGACAGAAGGTTGGGATGTAAAAAATGTTTATCAAATTGTACCTATGGAAGAGAAAGCATTTAATTCAAAACTGCTTATCGCCCAGGTTTTAGGAAGAGGCTTACGTATTCCAAAGGAATATCCTACTATTTCTGAAGTTATTGTATATAACCATGATAAGTGGAGTAGTAGAATAAAAGAACTTGTGGCTGAAATACTTGAGATGGAAACGAAAATTTCTAATGGTATATTAAAAAAAAGTGATCGTGCGAAATATCATTTTTCGGTCTATAACATAAAATATATAAAAAATACTAAAGAAACACCTAACAAGGATACAGAAAAATTTATTTACAAGGATTATGCAAATTTAATTTCTCATGAGGATGTTTATTCTGATGATGCTAAATATACTGATATTGACGGAAAAGAGTTGAAGATAAATTATCAAATTGAAAGAGAACAATTTTTAATAACAGATATTGTAAATCAAGTTTATAATGATTTTCAAAAACGGAGACTTGAAGGTATAATTCTCGATTTGGGCAAAAATGAATACACAAGTGATAATCTCCCTGAAAAATCTGACATTGAGAGTTATATCAGACGTTCTATGAAAGAAGTGGGATTAAAAGGGAATTCTTTAAGCAGTCAAAACAAGCAAATAATATTTTCCACATTCGGGACACTTTTAAGAAAAAAGCCAAAAAGCCTGAGAATTTCCAGAGATTTTGAAAAGCTGGAAGAAATTAAGACGTTTTCCAAAGATGTTGAAAATGTTTCCGTATTGGGTTTGAAGGGTGGTTCTACCATTTTCTATACAAATAATTATCGTGATGAAATAATATCAGAAGACAGCTTGATAGCGTTTAATGAGATAATTACCGACCTTTCTTTACCACGAAGTGCATTTATTGAAGTGGATAATTCATATAATTTAAAAACGCCTGTTGATTTAGTATTTACCTTTAAAAAGCCTGAAAGGGAATTTGTTCAAGAACTTATAAAACAAGAAAATGCCGAAAAGGTTAGCAATTGGATTAAATCTTCAAATATGGGTTTTTATTCTATAGAGTATTCTTTTACAAAGGGCACTCATACAAACTCCCATCCATTTAATCCTGATTTTTTTATTTTATTAAAAGAAAATAAATCGGAATATATTTCTGTTGTTGAGATAAAATCTGATGGCGATGATACAGAAGAAAATAAGCAAAAGTATAAATATGCGCTGGATCACTTTAAATTGCTTAACGAAACATTAAAGAAAGATGGTATTAACCAAAAATACTTTTTTAACTTTTTATCACCGGAAAATTATCCTGATTATTTTTCATGGTTACGGGATGGAAAGTTGATTAAAGGTCTGTTCAAAAGCGCATTAGACAGAGAATTGGAGGAATAA
- a CDS encoding DUF262 domain-containing protein translates to MVANASKISDFLSQNKTQFIIPVYQRNYDWKIEQCKQLLDDLMTIGNNNDIHFIGSIVYLHDSIYTATDIKELVIIDGQQRLTTIMLIYVALYRLAKFLNKNSLFDEINETYLINKYSSSSEKLKLRNTENNDRAFRFLLEDNQSTDYNEYSNIIRNFDYIKDRINENNYEVVLAGLSKLSYVEISLERGKDDPQKIFESINSTGLELSQADLIRNYILMGLKYDEQKYIYNTYWRYIEDHTKYIAKNENKLSDFIRDFLTLENKRIPNKDTVYIEFKKKYDVSTFTELEKNLQNIKNMSTFYNKVINPQFEKDKDIQEELKYINQLESEVTYPFILSVYKDYDAEIINKVTFINVLELIQSFVWRRFITGLPPNALNKIFMNLYEKINKSEYVNSLQISLLQKSGDQKFPTNDEIIEALHGKDIYSIKSKKIHYLFEKLENFENKEKVLIQGNADITIEHIFPQNPDISWRNDLSGEEYDTIKEKYLHTISNLTLSGNNGQLGNMSFLKKKNYPKNGYSDSRLWLNKFLSSINEWNIKQLESRFELTIKRFLKIWKYPDVDISKVLSIGEVNIFQADEPTSKKLDYYILLDEKKTMSSILEMYADVVRQLLDKNMSMFFTTVLAEDIDLTKKENKNNLRSPLQVNENWYIEGNLSHIDKFKRIKEILTTFDLEDELTIKYAE, encoded by the coding sequence GTGGTTGCCAATGCATCAAAAATATCAGATTTTCTTTCTCAAAACAAAACGCAATTCATTATTCCTGTATATCAAAGAAATTATGATTGGAAAATTGAACAATGCAAACAATTATTAGATGATTTAATGACAATAGGTAATAATAATGATATTCATTTTATTGGGAGTATTGTATATCTTCACGATAGTATTTATACAGCTACAGACATAAAAGAACTTGTTATTATTGACGGGCAACAGCGCTTAACGACAATAATGCTTATATATGTGGCATTATATAGACTTGCAAAATTCCTTAATAAGAATTCTCTTTTTGATGAAATAAATGAAACATACTTAATAAATAAATATTCTTCTTCATCAGAAAAATTAAAACTTAGAAATACTGAAAATAATGATAGGGCTTTTCGTTTTTTATTAGAAGATAATCAATCAACTGATTACAATGAATATTCAAATATTATACGAAATTTTGATTATATCAAGGACCGAATAAATGAAAATAATTACGAAGTTGTTCTTGCCGGATTATCAAAATTAAGTTATGTTGAAATATCTCTTGAGAGGGGAAAAGACGATCCGCAAAAAATATTTGAAAGTATTAATTCTACAGGATTAGAATTATCCCAAGCTGATTTAATACGAAATTATATATTAATGGGACTTAAATATGATGAACAGAAGTATATTTATAATACCTATTGGCGATATATCGAAGATCATACTAAATATATAGCGAAAAACGAGAATAAACTCTCGGATTTTATAAGGGATTTTCTTACACTCGAAAACAAAAGAATCCCTAATAAAGATACGGTATATATTGAATTTAAGAAAAAATATGATGTTTCTACATTTACCGAATTAGAAAAAAACTTGCAAAATATAAAAAATATGTCTACCTTCTATAACAAGGTAATAAATCCGCAGTTTGAAAAAGATAAAGATATTCAAGAAGAATTAAAATATATTAATCAGCTTGAAAGTGAAGTAACTTATCCATTCATTCTTTCCGTTTACAAAGATTATGATGCTGAAATAATTAATAAAGTAACATTCATTAATGTATTAGAGTTAATTCAGTCCTTCGTGTGGAGACGATTTATTACAGGATTACCGCCTAATGCATTGAACAAGATTTTTATGAATTTGTATGAGAAAATAAATAAAAGTGAATATGTTAATTCACTTCAAATATCACTATTGCAAAAATCAGGGGATCAAAAATTTCCAACCAACGATGAAATAATCGAAGCCTTGCATGGCAAAGATATTTATAGCATTAAATCAAAAAAAATACATTATCTATTTGAAAAACTAGAAAACTTTGAGAACAAAGAAAAAGTATTAATCCAAGGTAATGCCGATATTACTATAGAACATATTTTCCCACAAAACCCTGATATTAGTTGGAGAAATGATTTAAGTGGGGAAGAATATGATACAATTAAAGAAAAATATTTACATACAATCTCAAATCTAACACTATCTGGTAATAACGGGCAACTTGGAAATATGTCATTTTTAAAAAAGAAAAATTATCCGAAAAATGGATATAGTGATAGTCGATTGTGGCTTAATAAATTTCTTTCTTCAATCAATGAGTGGAATATCAAACAGCTTGAATCAAGGTTTGAATTAACAATAAAACGGTTTCTAAAAATATGGAAATATCCAGATGTTGATATTTCAAAAGTTCTGTCTATAGGGGAAGTAAATATATTTCAGGCAGATGAGCCGACCAGTAAGAAACTTGATTACTATATACTTCTCGACGAAAAAAAGACAATGAGTTCAATCCTTGAAATGTACGCTGACGTTGTTCGTCAATTACTGGATAAAAATATGAGTATGTTTTTCACTACTGTCTTAGCAGAGGATATTGATTTAACCAAAAAAGAAAATAAAAATAACTTGCGAAGCCCATTGCAGGTAAATGAAAACTGGTACATTGAAGGTAATTTAAGCCATATAGATAAATTCAAAAGAATAAAAGAAATTTTAACTACTTTTGATTTGGAAGATGAACTAACTATTAAGTATGCAGAATAA